One window of the Bombus pyrosoma isolate SC7728 linkage group LG5, ASM1482585v1, whole genome shotgun sequence genome contains the following:
- the LOC122567459 gene encoding protein arginine N-methyltransferase 1 isoform X1 — protein MASSNEVPVEINQSGMCTAENSVSKMESMEVTENSTASNKDATPSSCRESISVDDMTSRDYYFDSYAHYGIHEEMLKDEVRTVTYRNSMYHNKHLFKGKTVLDIGCGTGILSMFAAKAGAARVIGIECSNIVEYAEKIVEANQLSNIITILKGKVEEVSLPDGIEKVDIIISEWMGYCLFYESMLDTVLFARDKWLREDGMLFPDKATLFICGIEDRQYKDEKINWWDDVYGFDMSSIRKVAISEPLVDVVDPKQVVTNACLIKEVDLYTVTKADLEFSSPFTLQVRRNDYVQALVTFFNIEFTKCHKRIGFSTAPEVQYTHWKQTVFYFDEYMTVKKGEEIYGVFSMKPNARNYRDLDFSIELDFKGELCQVHETNTYRMR, from the exons ATGGCGTCGAGTAATGAAGTGCCGGTAGAAATCAACCAGAGTGGCATGTGCACAGCAGAGAATTCA GTATCAAAAATGGAATCTATGGAAGTTACAGAAAATAGCACTGCATCAAACAAAGATGCTACACCATCATCTTGTAGGGAATCTATTTCTGTGGATGATATGACATCTCGAGATTATTATTTCGACTCATATGCACATTATGGAATTCATGAAGAAATGCTAAAGGATGAAGTGCGTACAGTGACTTACCGTAATTCTATGTATCATAATAAACACCTTTTCAAAGGAAAAACCGTTCTTGATATTGGTTGTGGAACTGGTATACTTTCAATGTTTGCTGCTAAAGCTGGAGCAGCCAGAGTTATTGGTATTGAGTGTTCTAATATCGTTGAATATGCAGAAAAGATTGTAGAGGCAAATCAGCTGTCAAATATCATAACAATACTTAAAGGAAAAGTTGAAGAAGTTTCACTACCTGATGGCATTGAAAAAGTTGACATAATTATTTCTGAATGGATGggttattgtttattttatgaatcaaTGTTAGACACAGTGCTTTTTGCTAGAGATAAATGGCTTCGTGAAGATGGAATGTTATTTCCTGACAAAGCAACTTTGTTTATTTGTGGCATTGAAGATAGACAATATAAGGATGAGAAGATAAACTGGTGGGATGATGTATATGGATTTGACATGAGTAGTATAAGAAAAGTAGCAATTAGTGAACCTCTAGTGGATGTTGTGGACCCAAAACAAGTTGTTACAAATGCATGTCTCATTAAAGAAGTTGATTTATATACAGTAACTAAGGCTGATCTGGAATTTTCATCGCCATTTACTTTACAAGTTCGCAGAAACGACTATGTTCAAGCATTAGTTACATTCTTCAACATCGAATTCACCAAGTGCCACAAACGTATTGGCTTTAGTACAGCACCGGAAGTACAGTATACTCATTGGAAACAAACTGTATTCTACTTTGATGAATATATGACAgttaaaaaaggagaagaaatatATGGTGTATTTTCAATGAAGCCCAATGCAAGGAACTACAGAGATTTGGATTTCAGCATTGAATTGGACTTCAAAGGAGAATTGTGCCAAGTACATGAAACTAATACTTATCGTATGCGCTGA
- the LOC122567459 gene encoding protein arginine N-methyltransferase 1 isoform X2 — translation MNDIVSKMESMEVTENSTASNKDATPSSCRESISVDDMTSRDYYFDSYAHYGIHEEMLKDEVRTVTYRNSMYHNKHLFKGKTVLDIGCGTGILSMFAAKAGAARVIGIECSNIVEYAEKIVEANQLSNIITILKGKVEEVSLPDGIEKVDIIISEWMGYCLFYESMLDTVLFARDKWLREDGMLFPDKATLFICGIEDRQYKDEKINWWDDVYGFDMSSIRKVAISEPLVDVVDPKQVVTNACLIKEVDLYTVTKADLEFSSPFTLQVRRNDYVQALVTFFNIEFTKCHKRIGFSTAPEVQYTHWKQTVFYFDEYMTVKKGEEIYGVFSMKPNARNYRDLDFSIELDFKGELCQVHETNTYRMR, via the exons ATGAACGacatt GTATCAAAAATGGAATCTATGGAAGTTACAGAAAATAGCACTGCATCAAACAAAGATGCTACACCATCATCTTGTAGGGAATCTATTTCTGTGGATGATATGACATCTCGAGATTATTATTTCGACTCATATGCACATTATGGAATTCATGAAGAAATGCTAAAGGATGAAGTGCGTACAGTGACTTACCGTAATTCTATGTATCATAATAAACACCTTTTCAAAGGAAAAACCGTTCTTGATATTGGTTGTGGAACTGGTATACTTTCAATGTTTGCTGCTAAAGCTGGAGCAGCCAGAGTTATTGGTATTGAGTGTTCTAATATCGTTGAATATGCAGAAAAGATTGTAGAGGCAAATCAGCTGTCAAATATCATAACAATACTTAAAGGAAAAGTTGAAGAAGTTTCACTACCTGATGGCATTGAAAAAGTTGACATAATTATTTCTGAATGGATGggttattgtttattttatgaatcaaTGTTAGACACAGTGCTTTTTGCTAGAGATAAATGGCTTCGTGAAGATGGAATGTTATTTCCTGACAAAGCAACTTTGTTTATTTGTGGCATTGAAGATAGACAATATAAGGATGAGAAGATAAACTGGTGGGATGATGTATATGGATTTGACATGAGTAGTATAAGAAAAGTAGCAATTAGTGAACCTCTAGTGGATGTTGTGGACCCAAAACAAGTTGTTACAAATGCATGTCTCATTAAAGAAGTTGATTTATATACAGTAACTAAGGCTGATCTGGAATTTTCATCGCCATTTACTTTACAAGTTCGCAGAAACGACTATGTTCAAGCATTAGTTACATTCTTCAACATCGAATTCACCAAGTGCCACAAACGTATTGGCTTTAGTACAGCACCGGAAGTACAGTATACTCATTGGAAACAAACTGTATTCTACTTTGATGAATATATGACAgttaaaaaaggagaagaaatatATGGTGTATTTTCAATGAAGCCCAATGCAAGGAACTACAGAGATTTGGATTTCAGCATTGAATTGGACTTCAAAGGAGAATTGTGCCAAGTACATGAAACTAATACTTATCGTATGCGCTGA
- the LOC122567457 gene encoding AT-rich interactive domain-containing protein 4B, which produces MLGDDPPYLSVGTEVSAKYKGAFCEAKIRKVVRSVKCRVTYKQGLGTATVADDQIKGTLRVGASVEAKHGDRKEFVEATITKIQDCSQYTVVFDDGDITTLRRTALCLKSGRHFAESETLDQLPLTHPEHFGNPVIGGRRGRRSRQAQDESSDDEGSPPRGPRDSGSSGTGKEGMETEPEIGRVVCVELGDKKKKDNWFPGLVVAPTAQDTVRIRVRDDYLVRSFKDARYYTVPKKEATEFTKELFNKVENSTLKVAVEKALLFLEKNELPPHWDRDSLFGHSVSSGNSDSDGELDSDSSDDEPREEKDHFVAQLYKFMDDRGTPINNCPMIGSEDIDLYRLFRAVYKLGGYNRVTNQNQWKLITRRLSFTMQNSPSTHNLVKQAYKKFLHSFEDFYRKLGCTMVNHPRGTMRKQRPGRSLIRDKDRNTPVPPQVSIIKNEKEDEDKKIMEEEKKEKKETKKEQPIKEEEIVKIKKKDEFEESGSGQDSDVNVEGEAESSSSSEKSQKISTSLSLPNRGKSKNKEDTKKKITEKKKTEPKRQEKKDDKMKEEDAAKTRSKSKDDNLKSKMTSENRETRTPSRESERKTLSKQRRLMDEDLKKRGRKRKEYEVEKSRTDEQSTDSAPCYKGPVELGDRLKVYYGPTHESKVTYEAKVIDMEKDGTEPMYLVHYTGWNTRYDEWIKPSRIAQNFTQAQGRVKRIKATSRPQTPSTNLSNNINKSSKIVSNTNSNASQNRRRAQSVAPTTSVVSSTTTKEIKKEDKEKEISQPTRSTTPLSVISSSSRTKSPATPANNRQTRTRNNDTSSTEHRRRTRRTSGHADIVPSETEESETYDSDTTESEQTRTKSKITEERKRREARYRVEDRIKPDETSEGEEDKDNLEEPRRGRRLRRTTSKSQGIKSEPDSDEEQPKGRDFDLNQIRSELKGFDKAVKLELVRVEPDPEDEIKIEEKENVVSVSPKLEKKLEPSKLETMPESKIVDNTEDIYEFKEPEPFEFEVRNKRDTSGEKDKIKKRVFEEEPKSPKKKQKIVVSPVIKETKSETDNDSRKKVKKLFSKRTDDITDSLPSHKSLQSTSLATCEEAFDKLCESPSFNPAKPIPIIEETGKINNGIDLLFSDLPGDDDATHDDSEDRLIISEAEVSEAEQENLFTYQQEMFPSNDGNDSMESNKEDTSLQIETVREDTTLTVSNKPDVVVEQKQSIKSPLHCQSPELKPLDPKLLDITPVSSPIVTIPAPISARLPATSTIEEKLSAAMAFRNKTKDVKKEDEIPEVVWKPSKEISKKLDIVVAQKSKEDQHGPKTESENKKREEEEIVINNENQCKEIMCVVIKQKEEELQQFKLKKEVEIKKFVETKTEHKKIHETEEEEWEHIENENSKKTEDEFKEHDFKEKEKENHKKIISQDMVDSADSSDSEQRLIIDNEESQDVKSSSNFDVKLRAELDRLQDTQERYSQLQTQKSMQPLKHQPQECITEFKTEIKETPVIKTDEEGEAINSLLCEEEIPGSPAPITENIEQINAGPSCSPPKVETTENSIVLMEMPFASAPTSGQSTTSSTVATLSMALPKTVETSVPVSLSMQQNPTLGMRQQQSHHQHLPALMPAQRRESNEAAPVMDNTPPTTPDSSISNISGSPREERTGGSSPTSEDNMKHNRDSSEADNDSGGKGPGFSEDDTLPNVEGNSADRILKPPAKRSIEETQSPKKRKRSRKHSECDKNTTKKAGRHSNRHGRHGGGSDSDDTSEGSNLCGINTTSANHTNITSVPDLSNYSSRSPRPTKYNFYVELDPELDGSQRIAVLQQKLAELRKTYNAVKVELAAIERRRKKLRRREREAIKAAKAEMQQACS; this is translated from the exons ATGCTG GGAGACGATCCACCGTACCTATCAGTGGGTACGGAGGTTAGTGCTAAATACAAGGGTGCCTTTTGTGAAGCAAAAATTCGGAAAGTAGTAAGATCAGTGAAATGCAGGGTGACCTATAAACAAGGCTTGGGTACAGCAACAGTAGCTGATGATCAGATAAAAGGGACTCTAAGAGTAGGTGCATCTGTTGAAGCTAAACATGgagatagaaaagaatttgTGGAAGCTACTATCACTAAAATTCAAGATTGTAGTCAATATACTGTAGTTTTTGATGATGGAGATATTACTACATTAAGAAGAACTGCACTTTGTTTGAAAAGTGGGAGACATTTTGCAGAGAGTGAAACTTTGGACCAACTTCCTTTGACACATCCAGAACATTTTGGAAATCCAGTAAttggaggaagaagaggacggCGGTCTAGACAAGCACA aGATGAAAGTAGTGATGATGAAGGTAGTCCTCCACGAGGACCTCGTGATTCAGGTTCTAGTGGAACAGGCAAAGAAGGAATGGAGACAGAACCTGAAATTGGACGAGTTGTATGTGTGGAACTTggagataaaaagaagaaagataattgGTTCCCTGGATTAGTGGTTGCTCCAACTGCTCAAGATACAGTGAGAATTCGAGTAAGAGATGACTACCTTGTGCGATCATTTAAGGATGCACGATA TTATACAGTTCCAAAGAAAGAGGCGACTGAATTCACAAAAGAACTTTTCAACAAAGTAGAGAATAGTACATTGAAGGTTGCAGTAGAGAAGGCATTGctatttttagaaaagaatgAGTTACCTCCCCATTGGGATAGAGATTCTCTTTTTGGACATTCTGTATCAAGCGGAAACAGTGACTCAGATGGGGAACTTGATTCTGAT agtTCTGATGATGAACCGCGTGAAGAAAAAGATCACTTTGTGGCACAATTGTATAAGTTTATGGATGATCGTGGTACACCTATTAACAACTGTCCAATGATAGGTTCTGAGGACATAGATCTATATAGGTTATTTCGAGCTGTCTATAAGTTAGGCGGTTATAATCGTGTAACAAATCAAAAtcaatggaaattaataacaCGTCGCTTGAGCTTTACAATGCAAAATTCACCATCGACGCACAATTTGGTTAAACAGGCCTATAAGAAGTTCTTACATTCctttgaagatttttatagGAAGTTAGGTTGTACTATGGTAAATCATCCAAGGGGTACTATGCGTAAACAACGTCCTGGAAGAAGTCTGATTAGGGATAAAGACAGAAATACGCCCGTACCACCTCAAGTGTCGatcattaaaaatgaaaaagaagacgaagataaaaaaattatggaagaagaaaagaaagagaaaaaggagactAAGAAAGAACAACcaataaaagaggaagaaattgtgaagataaagaagaaagatgaatTTGAAGAAAGCGGTAGCGGACAAGACAGTGACGTAAACGTTGAAGGTGAAGCTGAATCTTCATCTAGCAGTGAAAAATCtcaaaaaatttcaacatcCTTATCCTTGCCAAACAGAggcaaatctaaaaataaagaagatacaaagaaaaaaattacagaaaaaaagaaaactgaacctaaaagacaagaaaagaaagacgataaaatgaaagaagaggATGCTGCTAAAACAAGATCTAAATCTAAAgacgataatttaaaaagtaaaatgacTTCTGAAAATAGGGAAACACGAACTCCATCGAGAGAATCGGAAAGAAAAACTTTATCTAAGCAACGACGATTGATGGATGAAGATTTAAAGAAACGGGggagaaaacgaaaagagTATGAAGTAGAAAAATCACGTACAGACGAACAGTCAACAGATTCAGCTCCTTGTTACAAAGGACCTGTAGAATTAGGAGATAGACTAAAAGTATATTATGGACCTACTCATGAATCTAAAGTTACTTATGAAGCAAAAGTTATTGATATGGAAAAAGATGGTACAGAACCAATGTATTTAGTGCATTATACTGGATGGAATACGAGATATGATGAATGGATTAAACCATCGAGGATAGCACAGAATTTTACACAAGCTCAAGGTAGAGTAAAACGAATTAAAGCTACTTCACGACCTCAAACTCCTAGTacgaatttatcaaataacatCAATAAGTCatcaaaaattgtttctaacACTAATTCAAATGCATCTCAAAATCGACGTCGAGCGCAAAGTGTTGCACCTACTACATCAGTTGTTTCATCTACTACGACAAAAGAAATCAAGAAAGAagataaggaaaaagaaatatctcaaCCGACTAGATCTACGACTCCATTGTCTGTTATAAGTTCTAGTTCTAGAACCAAAAGTCCAGCAACACCAGCGAACAATCGTCAAACACGAACAAGAAATAATGATACATCTAGCACAGAACATCGAAGGCGTACTAGGAGAACTTCTGGACATGCGGATATAGTTCCGTCGGAAACTGAAGAAAGTGAAACATATGATTCAGATACTACAGAATCTGAACAAACAAGAACGAAATCTAAAATTACAGAGGAAAGAAAACGTAGAGAAGCAAGATACAGAGTTGAAGACAGAATAAAACCTGATGAAACTAGCGAGGGTGAAGAAGACAAAGATAATTTAGAAGAACCACGTAGAGGTAGACGTTTAAGAAGAACAACTAGTAAATCGCAAGGTATAAAATCTGAACCAGATAGCGATGAAGAACAACCGAAAGGTCGAGATTTTGACTTAAATCAAATACGATCTGAATTAAAAGGTTTTGATAAAGCAGTGAAATTAGAGCTTGTTAGGGTTGAACCAGATCCAgaggatgaaataaaaatagaagaaaaagaaaatgttgttTCAGTATCAccaaaattggaaaaaaagtTAGAGCCatcaaaattagaaacaatGCCTGAATCTAAAATAGTAGATAATACAGAagatatatatgaatttaaagaACCAGAACCATTTGAATTTGAGGTGCGAAATAAACGAGATACAAGTGGAGAAAAAGACAAGATAAAAAAGAGGGTGTTCGAAGAAGAACCGAAAAGCcctaaaaagaaacaaaaaatagtTGTATCACCTGttataaaagaaactaaatCAGAAACCGACAACGATTCAcgaaagaaagtaaagaaattattcagtAAAAGGACTGATGATATTACAGACAGTTTACCTTCTCACAAATCACTACAATCTACATCATTAGCAACATGTGAAGAAGCATTCGATAAGCTTTGTGAATCACCTTCATTTAATCCGGCAAAACCAATACCTATTATTGAGGAAACgggtaaaataaataatggtaTAGATCTTCTATTTAGCGATTTACCTGGAGATGATGATGCTACTCATGATGACTCAGAAGATCGTTTAATAATATCAGAGGCAGAAGTTTCAGAAGCAGAGCAAGAAAACTTATTTACATATCAGCAAGAAATGTTTCCTTCTAATGATGGAAATGATTCAATGGAATCCAATAAAGAAGACACAAGTTTACAAATTGAAACGGTAAGAGAGGATACAACATTAACAGTTTCAAATAAACCCGATGTAGTTGTTGAACAAAAACAAAGCATTAAATCTCCTTTACATTGTCAATCTCCAGAATTAAAACCATTAGATCCAAAGTTATTAGATATTACACCTGTTTCATCTCCAATTGTAACAATTCCAGCACCAATTAGTGCAAGATTACCAGCTACATCTACAATCGAAGAAAAACTTTCAGCTGCAATGGCTTTTCGTAATAAAACTAAAgatgttaaaaaagaagatgaaattcCAGAAGTTGTATGGAAACCctcaaaagaaatttctaagaaGTTAGATATTGTAGTTGCAcaaaaaagtaaagaagaTCAGCATGGGCCTAAGACTGAAAGTGAGAATAAGAAacgagaagaggaagagattgtaataaataatgaaaaccaATGTAAAGAAATAATGTGTGtagtaattaaacaaaaagaagaagaacttCAACAATTTAAACTtaaaaaagaagtagaaataaaaaaattcgttgaaacAAAAACAGAACATAAAAAGATACATGaaactgaagaagaagaatgggAACATATAGAAAATGAGAATTCTAAGAAAACGGAAGATGAATTTAAAGAACacgattttaaagaaaaggaaaaggaaaatcaTAAGAAGATAATCAGTCAAGATATGGTAGATTCTGCAGATAGCAGTGATTCTGAACAGAggttaataatcgataatgaGGAATCACAAGATGTGAAAAGTTCGTCAAATTTTGATGTTAAGTTAAGAGCAGAGTTAGATAGGCTTCAAGACACACAAGAAAGGTATTCACAATTACAAACACAAAAATCTATGCAACCATTAAAGCATCAGCCACAAGAATGTATTACTGAATTTAAAACCGAGATCAAAGAAACACCTGTTATAAAAACAGATGAAGAGGGAGAGGCAATTAATTCTTTGCTATGTGAGGAAGAAATACCAGGTTCACCAGCACCTATTActgaaaatatagaacaaataAACGCTGGTCCATCCTGTTCACCTCCAAAAGTTGAAACTACAGAAAATAGTATAGTACTAATGGAAATGCCATTTGCAAGTGCTCCTACATCTGGCCAGAGTACAACTAGCAGCACTGTTGCCACTCTGAGTATGGCACTGCCAAAAACTGTAGAAACATCTGTCCCAGTTTCTTTATCTATGCAACAAAATCCTACTCTGGGTATGAGACAACAGCAGTCTCATCATCAACATTTACCTGCACTAATGCCTGCACAGAGGAGAGAAAGCAATGAAGCAGCACCCGTAATGGATAATACCCCTCCAACTACACCTGATTCAAGCATTTCCAATATCTCTGGATCCCcaagagaagaaagaacagGTGGTTCATCACCAACTTCAGAGGataatatgaaacataatCGTGATAGTTCTGAAGCAGACAATGATAGTGGTGGGAAAGGTCCAGGATTCAGTGAAGATGACACATTGCCAAATGTTGAAGGAAATTCTGCagatagaatattaaaaccaCCAGCAAAGCGATCCATTGAAGAAACACAATCGCCCAAAAAACGTAAGAGGAGTAGGAAACATTCAGAATGTGATAAAAATACTACTAAAAAAGCGGGAAGACATAGTAATAGACATGGTAGACATGGTGGTGGAAGCGATAGCGATGACACAAGTGAAGGTTCTAATTTATGTGGAATTAATACAACTTCAGCGAATCACACGAATATCACTAGTGTTCCTGATCTTAGTAATTACTCATCGAGATCACCTCGACcgacgaaatataatttttatgtggAATTAG ATCCTGAATTGGATGGCAGTCAAAGGATAGCTGTACTACAGCAAAAATTAGCTGAGTTACGTAAAACATATAATGCTGTGAAAGTTGAACTTGCCGCTATTGAAAGACGCAGAAAAAAGTTAAGAAGGAGAGAACGAgaag CTATAAAGGCAGCTAAAGCAGAAATGCAACAGGCTTGTTCGTGA
- the LOC122567461 gene encoding uncharacterized protein LOC122567461 has product MGSTDKAEITGFICRLCSKMNRFVIHIYGEEGERMKLAEKINAYLPITVNMNDPLPKTACLHCIERLEAHHELMEQFFLVKRRLTTQNKSSTVASTSTQTADTVPTSSPPPC; this is encoded by the exons atggGTAGCACGGATAAAGCTGAGATCACGGGTTTTATATGCAGACTTTGCAGTAAGATGAACCGTTTCGTGATCCACATATACGGTGAAGAGGGTGAGAGAATGAAACTTGCTGAGAAAATAAATGCATATCTTCCAATTACG GTAAACATGAATGATCCATTACCTAAAACGGCATGTCTACATTGTATTGAACGGCTTGAAGCTCATCATGAACTAatggaacaatttttcttagtCAAACGAAGGTTAACTACTCAGAATAAATCATCAACAGTTGCATCAACCTCTACACAAACCGCTGATACTGTACCAACATCTAGCCCACCTCCATGTTAA